One genomic window of Solanum dulcamara chromosome 12, daSolDulc1.2, whole genome shotgun sequence includes the following:
- the LOC129877033 gene encoding E3 ubiquitin-protein ligase AIRP2-like isoform X2 — protein sequence MRMSYSPAAHIFLFLVQWTDCHLAGALGLLRILIYKVYVDGTTTMSTHERKASIREFYAVIYPSLVQLERGVTDSEDKKQNAVCQERYKRRDDEDYRQAYDLNIEREDECGICMEANSKIVLPNCNHVMCLKCYREWRSRSQSCPFCRDSLKRVSSGDLWIYMDSKDAVDMPTITRENLRRLFMYIEKLPLIVPDNVFDTYDDTHLR from the exons ATGCGAATGTCCTACAGTCCTGCAGCACACATCTTCCTTTTCTTAGTGCAATGGACTGATTGCCATCTCGCTGGTGCCCTTGGCTTGTTGAGAATTCTTATTTACAAG GTATATGTCGATGGCACCACAACCATGTCAACTCATGAAAGGAAAGCAAGCATTAGGGAGTTCTATG CTGTTATTTATCCCTCCTTAGTTCAACTTGAAAGAGGTGTCACGGACTCGGAAGACAAAAAACAAAATGCAGTTTGCCAGGAGAGATACAAGAGACGAGATGATGAGGATTACAGGCAAGCTTATGATCTGAACATTGAAAGGGAAGATGAATGTGGAATTTGCATGGAGGCGAACAGCAAAATTGTCCTTCCCAACTGCAATCATGTAATGTGCTTGAAATGCTATCGTGAATG GCGTTCGAGGTCACAGTCGTGCCCCTTTTGCCGCGATAGCCTGAAAAGGGTTAGCTCGGGGGATCTGTGGATATATATGGACAGTAAAGATGCAGTTGACATGCCAACAATTACAAGGGAGAATCTAAGAAGGTTGTTCATGTATATAGAGAAGTTACCTTTAATCGTGCCGGATAATGTTTTCGACACATATGATGATACTCATCTAAGGTAG